The sequence AATGCTGCCTGGTATGACAGTGATCGTACCTTGCGATTTCAATCAGACCAAAGCTGCCACTATTGCGATTGCAGAATATGAAGGTCCTGTGTACCTGCGTTTCGGCCGTCCAAAATGGCCTAACTTCACTGCAGAAGATCAGACTTTTGAAGTAGGTAAAGCGCAGATCCTGCACGAAGGTACTGACGTAACCCTCTTCGCTTGTGGTCACATGGTATGGCTCTCTATCGAAGCGGGTAAGATACTGGAAGAAAGAGGCTATAGCGTGGAAATCATCAATATCCACACGATCAAGCCACTGGACGAAGCAGCTGTACTGGCTTCTATCAAAAAAACCGGTTGTGCGGTAACTGCCGAAGAACACAACGTACTCGGTGGTCTGGGCGACAGCATCGCACAGGTAGCTGCACGTAACCATGTCGTACCTATCGAATATGTAGGTACTGAAGACACCTTCGGTGAAAGCGGTAAACCTTTAGACCTGCTGAAGAAATATGGTCTGGATGCAGATCATATCGTGGCTGCTGCTGAAAAAGCAATTGCCAGAAAGAAGGCTAAATAAGAGATATTCATCAACTTTTTATTGGACTGTAGGCTGACTATAACATGGTCAGCCTATATTTTTATCTCTTATCAATATTAAACTTTACAGTAAAAAAAACGTCTTAATAGATGGTTTTTAATTAAATTCCAGTCTTTAACCATTTAACCTTTGTATGGCCATCATTCAGGATGATAAGACATTGCTGAGTTTGTACAGAGATCCTGCCACAAGGGAGAAGGGATTTACGTATATCATTCAGAAATATCAGGAGCGCTTATATTGGCATGTAAGGCGGTTGGTGCTGGATCATGACGACGCGAACGACGTATTGCAAAACATATTTGTAAAAGTTTGGAAGAACCTGGAAGGCTTTCGTGAAGACGCCCAGTTATATACATGGTTATATAAGATAGCCACCAACGAATGCCTGACATTCCTGGAAAAACAAAAGAAAAATACCTCCGTCTCCCTGTCCGACGTGGAAACAGGACTTAGCAATACGCTTAAAGCTGATAGTCAGTTTGACGCGAATAAATTGGAATGGAAACTGCAGAGAGCAATTCTGGGATTACCCGAAAAACAAAGGATCGTATTTAACCTGCGATACTATGACGAAATGCCCTATGAAGAAATGAGCCGTGTGCTGGATACCTCAGAAGGTGCACTGAAAGCATCTTACCACCACGCCGTAAAAAAAATAGAAGAATTTATCAAGAACAGCTAATATTGCGACATTTGCTAATTTTTGGGGTGAAATCCTTAAATTATGAGATGAAATTGAAATATTTGAAGACGAAACGTTTCAGTCTTTAAACTATTCATATCTTTTGCCGTCTAAATACCGAGATGATACCCAAAGGCAACGATATTGCGAACGAACTTCAGGAGCTTATTCCTGGCGCTCAATGGCCACAAAAGGCGCCCCTGTCAGGGGTTCCGGTGGGCTACTTTGAGTCCCTGCCAGCAATGATCCTTGGAAAAGTGCGTCAGGTGGATGTGATGGAAGAGCTGCAAAGCCTCTCCCTCATGCTGGCTGCTGCACCAAAAACGTTCCCGATGACTGTGCCATCCGGTTATTTTGGTCAGTTACCTCAGTCAATCATTACACGTATCCAGGAGCCGGAATTATCGGGTGTATCCCGGAAATTACCTTTTACCCCTCCGCCTAACGGGTATTTTGAGCAACTATCCCAACAGATACTTGCAATTGTAAATGAAGAGCAGGAGCCCGAACTGGTTGGTATTTCAAGAGAATTACCTTTCACCGCTCCGCCTGCAGGGTATTTTGAGCAACTGTCACAACAAATTCTTGCACATGTAAATGAAGAGCAGGAACCGGCGCTAACGGGTATTTCCCGGAACGTACCTTTCTCTGCTCCACCAAAAGGATATTTTGAGCAACTACACCAAAGGATAATTGCACTCGTAAACGAAGAGCTGGCCCCGGAATTGACCGGTATATCCCGGATATCTCCTCTTACCCCTCCTCCAAACGGATACTTCGGGCAACTATCCTCACAGGTGATGCAAAGAATTCAGATGGAAGAAGCCGCTACTGAGCTGGCAGCTATCTCTCCATTACTGGCTACCCTGCCAAAAGCAATGCCTTTCTCCCTGCCTGAAGGGTACTTAGAGCAGTTCCCTGCCCAATTACTCCTGCAGATCCAGGAAGCAGAAAGTGTATCTCCTTTTGCCGAGCTGACCAGAAACACGCCTTTCTCTATGCCTGCAGATTACTTTGAGCAGCTATCTGCCCAGGTTATGCAAAAGGTAAGAAATGAGGAAGTAGCAGATGAACTGGCTGACATCTCTCCATTACTGGCTTCCCTGCCAAAAGCAATGCCTTTCTCTGTACCAGCCGGTTACTTTGACCAGCTGGATACGCAGGTAGTCTCTATTGCTCAGGCACCGGCCAAAGTGGTGAACATGCGCCCACGCAGAATGCAGTTCTACAAATGGGCGGCCGCCGCCTGTATGATTGCACTCGTAGGTACCAGCAGTTTGTTCTATATGCGCAACACCCAACATCCGGCTACTAAGGCAGTTATTAACCTGGCCGAAGCCAGCTTATCAGATGTAAGTGATCAGGAAATTTTGGAGTACCTGCAAAATCACATGGATGCTTTTGATAAAGAAGACCTCATGGGAGTAACAACCGCAGCGACTACCAAAACGACGACAGAAAATTCACCATTACCGGGTGGATTGTCTACCGAAGACATCGAAAGCTATCTGGAAAACACCGGTTCTTTAAAAGAAGAAAGTCCAATTAAAAATTAAATGAAACATTTTTACATACTGTGCTTACTGTTTATCACTTCTCTTCTGTGTCGACCCTCACCGGGTATGGCACAAAGTGGCGGCAGCGATGCTGAGATAAATAGCAAGATCCGGGCGGCGGAAATAGCTTACCTGGCTCAAAAGCTCGACCTTACACCAGACGAAGCCCAGAAGTTCTGGCCGGTGTATAACCAGTATACCAAAGAAGTAGAGATCCTGATCGCAGAAAGAAATAACCGTGCTACCCCTGCTAAAGAAAATAAAACTGAAGCAAGAAACAGTGCGCCGGATCAGGAATTAAAATATGACCAGCGTATGCTGGATATCAAAAACCATTACGATAAGGAATTTCAGAAAGTACTGCCAGCAAATAAAGCAGGGTCGGTGTTCAGGTCAGAAAGAGAATTCAGGAAAGTATTGTTGCAGCAGCTGAAAGAAAGACAATTGAGAAATGTGGGTGGACCAGGCCCCCGCAGATTTAGAAACTGATAACGCTAGATGTTATACAAGGAATAAGTAAAAGGAAAGCCTCCCGCAAAGGGAGGCTTTCCTTTTACTTATGCTTATTTGGAAATTTATTAAATGGCGTCTTTGTATCATGATAATAAAGAAACGTCCAATCCTCTTCTGCGCCCCGCTGTTTGAACTGCTCACGGAGTTCTAAACCACGCTTGCCATCGTAATCATACTTTGCTGCAAAGCGACGGATCATGAAGGACATTTGAGGCGCTTCGTCACCACCAAAAAAGACCTTACCATCTTCGTCGTTGATAAGAAATACCTGGTGGTAAGGGCAGTGACCGCCGGTTACCCAGTAACTAATATAATCGTCGATGGTACCATCACCTTCTGTGAAGACTACATTATCATAATTCTGAAGCAGGGAGATATCACTGCCGAGGTATGATTTGCCGTCATTCTCAAGCGCATACTGGAATTCCTGCCTGTTTACATAATAGGTAGCATGTGGGAATGTGAGCTGCCGCTGACCGGTGATGGGATCTTCTGCAGAAACGCCACCGGAGTGATCTTTGTGCAGGTGACTCATCAGTACTTTGGTGATTTCCATGGGGTTCACACCATTATCAATCAGATGCTGATGAATTTGCAGTACCCCATCTTTGTTGCGGAGCCCCAGTCCTGTGTCGAAGAGGATGAAATCCTGATTCGTGATCACAAGGAAAGGTTGAATTTCTACCAGTAAGGAACCACCAGTTCTTTGCTGCATGGTATCTACTGATGGATTATAAGGTACGAACTGTTTTGTAGCATCTACAGTGAAAGACCCTTCTGATAATGGAATAATACGTGCCATAGTTTCTAGTGCCAAAGTGCGTATGCAAAGGTACAAAATAAAAAAAGAACGCTCCTGCCATAGGCGGGAGCGTTCTTTTTTGTGGACGGGCCATTATCTTAATACCATCTGCCTGTCAGCATCCAGTCTCAACATTATAAATATCAACATCGTAAATGTCATCAACGACGAACCACCATAACTCACTAACGGCAATGGAATACCAATTACCGGTGCCAGACCTATCGTCATCGATATATTGATGGCCATATGGAAGAAGATGATGCTCGCGACCCCATATGCATACACCCTGCTAAACGTCGATCGCTGTCGCTCCGCGACAAATATAATCCGTAAGAGCAGGGCGACATATAGCCCTACAAATATGATAGAGCCCAGGAAACCAAAGTCTTCTCCCACTGTACAGAAGATGAAGTCAGTACTCTGTTCCGGTACGAAGTCATATCTTGTTTGTGTTCCTTTCAGATACCCCTTACCGATCACACCACCGGAACCGATGGCAATCATACTCTGCCGGGTATTGTAAGTCGCTTTCGGATCGTTCTCTTTACCCAGCATTACGTTGATACGCTTTACCTGGTAATCTTTCAGCACCTTGGTAAAAGCAAAAGGAACGATGAACATCACAAACACCGAACAGAAAGCATAGATACCTACGATCAGCGCCAGTTTGGAACGATGTCTTTTGATATCCCTGCGCATGAAATAAATGACAAGCGCTGTAATACCAGTAAATATGTAGAAGAGAATGTTCTTATCCACCAATAAGGCCGACAATACCAGCACAATCCCTGAGAACGCAATTACCAGCAATACCGCAGGCAACCCTTCTCTATACATCACCAGGAAGAAAGAGAAATACACCAGCGCCAAACCCGTTTCATCCTGCAAGATGATGATGGCGCAGGGAATCAATGCCAATGAAGCGGCAATCAACCGCGCCCGTAGCTTGGTAAAATCCGTTTCCAATGAAGAGAGGTATTTCGCTAAGGCCAGGTTGGTACATAGTTTCGTCAACTCTGCGGGCTGGAACTGAAAGCCTCCTATCACCAGCCATGAGTGTGAACCTTTTACATCCTTACCGATAGCTATTACCAACAGCAATAGTAATATACCACCTGCATAGAGCAGGTTGGCAGTAGCTGTAAAGAACTTACTATCCGTGAGCCAGATGATGGTAGCCAATACGGCGGATACACCCAGCCACATAATCTGGCGGGAATAGTTTTTATTCAGGTGAATGATATCGTTCCAGATATTATCGCCCTCTCTGTACTCTGCAGCAAAGATCGATAACAGGCCAACGAACACCAGTGCCAGATACAGACCCATTATAGGCCAGTCAATACCTTCTGTAAGCTTTAATTGCTGCCGGCGGTTTATCATTAGTTATTCGGGAAATAGAGTTTAAGTATTTGTTCTGTCGTCATTTTAGCCGAAGCTCCGTTCAGGGAATCCAGCTTGGATTTCTCTCTTAC is a genomic window of Chitinophaga sp. LS1 containing:
- a CDS encoding transketolase family protein, giving the protein MVKDIKPLNEKETRAGFGEGILEAGRRNPNVVALTADLLGSMKLNAFIKEFPDRFVQVGIAEANMIGIAAGMTIGGKIPYTTTFANFSTGRVYDQIRQSVAYSDKNVKICASHAGLTLGEDGATHQILEDIGMMKMLPGMTVIVPCDFNQTKAATIAIAEYEGPVYLRFGRPKWPNFTAEDQTFEVGKAQILHEGTDVTLFACGHMVWLSIEAGKILEERGYSVEIINIHTIKPLDEAAVLASIKKTGCAVTAEEHNVLGGLGDSIAQVAARNHVVPIEYVGTEDTFGESGKPLDLLKKYGLDADHIVAAAEKAIARKKAK
- a CDS encoding RNA polymerase sigma factor, with protein sequence MAIIQDDKTLLSLYRDPATREKGFTYIIQKYQERLYWHVRRLVLDHDDANDVLQNIFVKVWKNLEGFREDAQLYTWLYKIATNECLTFLEKQKKNTSVSLSDVETGLSNTLKADSQFDANKLEWKLQRAILGLPEKQRIVFNLRYYDEMPYEEMSRVLDTSEGALKASYHHAVKKIEEFIKNS
- a CDS encoding MBL fold metallo-hydrolase — translated: MARIIPLSEGSFTVDATKQFVPYNPSVDTMQQRTGGSLLVEIQPFLVITNQDFILFDTGLGLRNKDGVLQIHQHLIDNGVNPMEITKVLMSHLHKDHSGGVSAEDPITGQRQLTFPHATYYVNRQEFQYALENDGKSYLGSDISLLQNYDNVVFTEGDGTIDDYISYWVTGGHCPYHQVFLINDEDGKVFFGGDEAPQMSFMIRRFAAKYDYDGKRGLELREQFKQRGAEEDWTFLYYHDTKTPFNKFPNKHK
- the rodA gene encoding rod shape-determining protein RodA → MINRRQQLKLTEGIDWPIMGLYLALVFVGLLSIFAAEYREGDNIWNDIIHLNKNYSRQIMWLGVSAVLATIIWLTDSKFFTATANLLYAGGILLLLLVIAIGKDVKGSHSWLVIGGFQFQPAELTKLCTNLALAKYLSSLETDFTKLRARLIAASLALIPCAIIILQDETGLALVYFSFFLVMYREGLPAVLLVIAFSGIVLVLSALLVDKNILFYIFTGITALVIYFMRRDIKRHRSKLALIVGIYAFCSVFVMFIVPFAFTKVLKDYQVKRINVMLGKENDPKATYNTRQSMIAIGSGGVIGKGYLKGTQTRYDFVPEQSTDFIFCTVGEDFGFLGSIIFVGLYVALLLRIIFVAERQRSTFSRVYAYGVASIIFFHMAINISMTIGLAPVIGIPLPLVSYGGSSLMTFTMLIFIMLRLDADRQMVLR